One segment of Balaenoptera ricei isolate mBalRic1 chromosome 8, mBalRic1.hap2, whole genome shotgun sequence DNA contains the following:
- the PLEKHB1 gene encoding pleckstrin homology domain-containing family B member 1 isoform X1 has protein sequence MALVRGGWLWRQSSILRRWKRNWFALWLDGTLGYYHDETAQDEEDRVLIHFNVRDIKIGEECRDVQPPEGRSRDGLLTVNLREGARLHLCAETRDDAIAWKTALLEANSTPAPAGATVPPRSRRVCPKVRCVTRSWSPCKVERRIWVRVYSPYQDYYEVVPPNAHEATYVRSYYGPTYGPGVTHVVVRDDPCYSAGAPLAMGMLAGAATGAALGSLMWSPCWF, from the exons GCTCCATCCTCCGCCGCTGGAAGCGGAATTGGTTCGCCCTGTGGCTGGATGGAACCCTGGGCTACTACCACGATGAGACTGCGCAGGATGAGGAGGACCGCGTGCTCATCCACTTCAACGTCCGAGACATAAAGATAGGCGAAGAGTGCCGCG ATGTGCAGCCCCCAGAGGGCAGGAGCCGAGATGGCCTGCTGACTGTGAACCTACGAGAGGGCGCCCGCCTGCACCTGTGTGCAGAGACCCGGGATGATGCCAT AGCATGGAAGACGGCACTGCTGGAGGCGAACTCCACCCCG GCCCCAGCTGGAGCCACCGTCCCTCCCAGGAGCCGCCGGGTTTGCCCCAAGGTCAGGTGTGTGACCCGCTCGTGGAGCCCCTGTAAGGTTGAGAGGCGGATCTGG GTGCGCGTCTACAGCCCGTACCAGGACTACTATGAGGTGGTGCCCCCCAACGCTCACGAGGCCACATATGTCCGCAGCTACTATGGACCGACCTATG GCCCCGGCGTGACGCACGTAGTGGTCCGGGACGATCCTTGCTACAGCGCGGGCGCCCCCCTGGCCATGGGCATGCTTGCGGGAGCCGCCACAGGTGCAGCACTCGGCTCGCTCATGTGGTCGCCCTGCTGGTTCTGA
- the PLEKHB1 gene encoding pleckstrin homology domain-containing family B member 1 isoform X2: MALVRGGWLWRQSSILRRWKRNWFALWLDGTLGYYHDETAQDEEDRVLIHFNVRDIKIGEECRDVQPPEGRSRDGLLTVNLREGARLHLCAETRDDAIAWKTALLEANSTPVRVYSPYQDYYEVVPPNAHEATYVRSYYGPTYGPGVTHVVVRDDPCYSAGAPLAMGMLAGAATGAALGSLMWSPCWF; this comes from the exons GCTCCATCCTCCGCCGCTGGAAGCGGAATTGGTTCGCCCTGTGGCTGGATGGAACCCTGGGCTACTACCACGATGAGACTGCGCAGGATGAGGAGGACCGCGTGCTCATCCACTTCAACGTCCGAGACATAAAGATAGGCGAAGAGTGCCGCG ATGTGCAGCCCCCAGAGGGCAGGAGCCGAGATGGCCTGCTGACTGTGAACCTACGAGAGGGCGCCCGCCTGCACCTGTGTGCAGAGACCCGGGATGATGCCAT AGCATGGAAGACGGCACTGCTGGAGGCGAACTCCACCCCG GTGCGCGTCTACAGCCCGTACCAGGACTACTATGAGGTGGTGCCCCCCAACGCTCACGAGGCCACATATGTCCGCAGCTACTATGGACCGACCTATG GCCCCGGCGTGACGCACGTAGTGGTCCGGGACGATCCTTGCTACAGCGCGGGCGCCCCCCTGGCCATGGGCATGCTTGCGGGAGCCGCCACAGGTGCAGCACTCGGCTCGCTCATGTGGTCGCCCTGCTGGTTCTGA
- the PLEKHB1 gene encoding pleckstrin homology domain-containing family B member 1 isoform X3: MALVRGGWLWRQSSILRRWKRNWFALWLDGTLGYYHDETAQDEEDRVLIHFNVRDIKIGEECRDVQPPEGRSRDGLLTVNLREGARLHLCAETRDDAIAWKTALLEANSTPAPAGATVPPRSRRVCPKVRCVTRSWSPCKVERRIWETWHFLQGKDQVRSALPLWNLAQCWVYSRCTMSAQ, from the exons GCTCCATCCTCCGCCGCTGGAAGCGGAATTGGTTCGCCCTGTGGCTGGATGGAACCCTGGGCTACTACCACGATGAGACTGCGCAGGATGAGGAGGACCGCGTGCTCATCCACTTCAACGTCCGAGACATAAAGATAGGCGAAGAGTGCCGCG ATGTGCAGCCCCCAGAGGGCAGGAGCCGAGATGGCCTGCTGACTGTGAACCTACGAGAGGGCGCCCGCCTGCACCTGTGTGCAGAGACCCGGGATGATGCCAT AGCATGGAAGACGGCACTGCTGGAGGCGAACTCCACCCCG GCCCCAGCTGGAGCCACCGTCCCTCCCAGGAGCCGCCGGGTTTGCCCCAAGGTCAGGTGTGTGACCCGCTCGTGGAGCCCCTGTAAGGTTGAGAGGCGGATCTGG GAGACCTGGCACTTCCTTCAAGGCAAGGATCAAGTTAGGTCAGCTCTGCCCCTGTGGAACCTGGCACAGTGCTGGGTATACAGCCGGTGCACAATGAGTGCTCAGTGA